A genomic segment from Paenibacillus sp. FSL K6-1096 encodes:
- a CDS encoding GNAT family protein has product MNMEAVFNQFPVLRSGKLVLRKVEEQHLDELFDIYSNDRVFEYCGIIPKHNKTTVRSMIGHYERDYLKRSRIKWGIFTAEDETQLLGIIEACEFNQKVNMATIGYFLAEAHWGKGLASRAVALLTDFLFMEVEVNRIQAEVMLNNEPSKQVLRKNGYVKEGMLRQAALWSGKGVVDLEIYSMLREDYMKVLQPDHEALIL; this is encoded by the coding sequence ATGAACATGGAGGCTGTGTTTAACCAGTTCCCGGTCCTGAGGTCAGGGAAGCTGGTACTGCGCAAGGTGGAGGAGCAGCATCTGGATGAGCTGTTCGATATCTACAGCAATGATCGGGTCTTTGAGTATTGCGGCATTATCCCCAAGCACAACAAGACAACGGTGAGGAGCATGATCGGTCACTACGAACGGGATTATCTCAAAAGATCGCGCATCAAGTGGGGCATCTTCACCGCAGAGGACGAGACGCAGCTGCTGGGGATTATCGAAGCCTGCGAGTTCAACCAGAAGGTGAACATGGCGACGATTGGCTACTTCCTCGCGGAAGCTCATTGGGGGAAGGGCCTTGCTTCCAGAGCGGTGGCCCTGCTGACGGATTTCCTGTTCATGGAGGTGGAGGTGAACCGGATTCAGGCGGAAGTGATGCTGAATAATGAGCCCTCCAAGCAGGTGCTGAGGAAGAATGGTTACGTCAAGGAAGGGATGCTGCGGCAGGCGGCTCTCTGGTCGGGGAAGGGCGTGGTCGATCTGGAGATCTACAGTATGCTGAGGGAGGATTATATGAAGGTCTTACAACCGGACCATGAGGCTCTTATTTTGTGA
- a CDS encoding AraC family transcriptional regulator, with protein sequence MKEHYEARIKQVIAYIDRNSSQPLRLDQLAAEAHFSKFHFSRIFTAITGVTPMAFVIRKRVERAMLLLTRTNQTILEVAGNSGFESVSALGVHFKRHYGCSPGSVRSGRRNDRNIPSVFSNMQAEPASLTDYNGAGSNPLLRRAWATMVELREIPEVEVAYIRHIGSYLDTHNAWGRLTRWAAKQGLHPADQQFIGISLDDGELTEESVCRYDACITLPVDFEKEAHRNGVEFKTLAGGLYAAYSYYDTLDRFVLAYDTMFSVWLPRSGYEADDRPCLEYCLNDPAQDPQGKCKVDLYVPIRRSVQEAENGV encoded by the coding sequence AGCTGGCGGCGGAGGCGCATTTCTCCAAGTTTCATTTTAGCAGAATATTTACAGCGATCACCGGTGTGACGCCGATGGCCTTCGTAATCAGGAAGCGTGTCGAGCGGGCCATGTTGCTGCTGACCCGGACGAACCAGACGATTCTGGAGGTTGCGGGGAATAGCGGGTTCGAATCGGTATCTGCGCTGGGCGTTCATTTCAAACGTCATTACGGCTGCTCACCGGGCAGCGTCAGGAGCGGGAGGCGTAATGACCGCAATATCCCGTCAGTCTTCAGCAATATGCAGGCAGAGCCGGCGTCCCTCACGGATTACAATGGAGCAGGAAGTAATCCATTACTGAGGAGGGCATGGGCTACTATGGTAGAACTCAGAGAAATTCCGGAGGTTGAGGTTGCCTATATCAGGCATATCGGAAGTTACCTGGACACGCACAACGCATGGGGCAGGCTGACCCGCTGGGCGGCTAAGCAAGGACTCCATCCGGCGGATCAGCAGTTCATCGGGATCTCGCTGGATGACGGGGAGCTTACAGAGGAGTCCGTCTGCCGGTATGACGCCTGTATCACACTCCCTGTTGATTTTGAGAAGGAGGCGCACAGGAACGGAGTTGAATTCAAAACATTGGCCGGCGGGCTGTATGCAGCCTATTCCTACTACGATACGTTAGATAGATTTGTCCTTGCCTACGACACGATGTTCAGCGTATGGTTACCCCGTAGCGGTTATGAAGCCGATGACCGGCCGTGTCTGGAATACTGTCTGAATGATCCGGCGCAGGACCCGCAGGGCAAGTGTAAGGTAGATTTGTACGTCCCCATCCGGCGAAGCGTACAGGAAGCAGAGAATGGAGTGTAA